The genomic interval CCGGCAGCAGGGTCGCCAGTTCGTAGAGCGGGCGCAGCAGGCGCACCCACGCTTCGGCGTCGAAGTCGGCCGTCAGCTCGCGGTCGACGCGCACGAGCAGGCTCTCGAAGCGGTCGCGCTCCAGGCGGGTTACCTGCTTTTCCTCGACGTAGAGGGCGACGGCCTCCCGGAAGTAGGCATAAGGCTGAAACCAGTGCATGCGGCGCAGCGCTTCGGCGGCCGGGACCGAATCGGCCTCGTCAAAAATATGGGCCGTGAGCGTACGGATGGGCTGGATCAGATAGCCGGTCAGCGCCTGAAGGCTTTCGCCGAGCAATTCGGGCCAGACCGAAGCGGGGATGCGCACGTGTGAGCGAAGCCGGTTGCGAAGTTGCTGAAAGGCTTCCTGGACGTCCGGCGCCTCGGTTTCGAACCAGGTGTCGTCGAGCACCGGCAGCATGGTTTCGGCCCGGGCGATCGCCTGATGCTGGAGGTGGTGCACCAGTGCGTCGGGCAGGCCCAGCCGGCGAAGCTCCTGGATCGAATAGGCACGGGTGGGCGGCAATGTCGCCTGAAGCTGGCGGTACAGCAGCCGGACAAATTCGGTCATGGCGCTATGGGCCCGATTCGTGGACGGGTTCGCGCCTTATAAAGTCGCCTACAGACTGAGTTCCAGCGACAGGTCGAGTGCCTGTACGGAGTGGGTCAGGGCGCCGCAGGAGATGGCTTCGACGCCGGTGGCGGCGATCGCCTCGGCCGTTTCGAGCGTGATGTTACCGGAAGCCTCCGTGTGGAAGCGGCTGCCGATGCGCCGGACGGCCTCTCGGAGGGGCTCGACGTCGAGCGTGCCGTCGGGTAGGCGCCGGGCGAAGTTGTCCAGCAGGATCCAGTCGACGCCGCCCGTAGCGAGAATGGCATCGACGTCTTCCAGCGATTGCGCTTCGATCTCGATGGGAATGTCGAGCCGGTGCTGCTCCCGATAGCGTCGGGCGGCTTCGATGGCTTCGCGGATGCCGCCGGCCGCCACGATGTGGTTGTCTTTGATCAGGATCATGTCGTAGAGGCCCAGGCGGTGGTTGGTGCCGCCGCCCAGGCGCACGGCCCATTTGTCCAGCAGCCGGAGTCCCGGAGCGGTTTTGCGGGTATCGAGCACTTTGGTGCCGTAAGGCCGTACGCGTTCCACCAGGCGGCGGGTGGCCGTGGCGATGCCGCTCATGCGCTGCAGCAGATTCAGCGCCAGGCGCTCGGCCATGAGCAAGCTGTGGGCGCGGCCTTCCACCGTGCCGAAAATGGTACCGGCCGTCACGCGCGAGCCGTCGGCCTGGTGCCAGCGGACGTGCACGTCGGGATCGACGAGCTGAAAGACGCGCGTGGCCACCTGGAGTCCGGCCACGACGCCGTTTGCTTTCGCCAGAAAAAGCCCGCGGGCCTTGCGCTCGGGTGGCACGGTGGCCTCGGTGGTGACGTCGCCCGGACCGATGTCTTCGGCCAGCCACTGCCGGATCAGACGGTCCAGCGTGGCTTCGTCCACGTAGGGCGGCCAGGTGGTCGAGGTGGTCGGCTCGGCAGCCATAGGCTCAGCGCTGACCGTCGGGCGAAAGCGAGGGTTCCAGAGCTTTCTGCAGCACGTCCAGCAGCGCCTGCGGGGCCCGGACGGGACGGTTGCGGGCGCGATCGACAAAGCAGAGCGTCACGTGTCCGGTCGCCAGCAGCTCCTGCGTTTCGTGGCGGCGCACTTCGTAGTCGAGGTGCAGCCGGGCGCGGGGCAGCTCACGGATCATGGTGATCACGTCCAGCAGCTCGTCGTAGTAGGCCGGTCGGTGAAAGCGCAGGCTCAGGTCCACCACGGGCATGATGATGCCGGAGGCCTCGAGTTCGCGGTAGGGCAGACCCAGATCGCGCAGCGCTTCGGTGCGGGCCGCTTCCAGATAGTCCACGTAGTGGGCGTGGTAGACCATGCCCATCGGATCGCATTCCCGATAGCGCACCCGGTGCTGATAGACGTGTCGAATCATGAGGCTCCGGTTTCGGTCGAGGGCGTGGCTTCGGGCTCTTCGCGGTAGACGCCCATCCGGGCGAATTTTTCGATACGGGCGTCGATCAGCACGCGCGGCTCGAGGCCTTCCAGTTCCTGCAGCGCTCGGGCGATGGCGGCACCGACGGCCTGGAAGGTCGCTTCGGGATCGCGATGGGCCCCGCCGATGGGTTCGGGGATGATCTCGTCGATGACGCCCAGCTTGAGCAGGTCGGCCGCGGTGAGCTTCAGCGCACGGGCTGCCTCTTCTTTGTAATCCCAGGAACGCCAGAGGATCTGGGAGCAGCTTTCGGGGGCGATGACCGAGTACCAGGCGTTTTCCAGCATCAGGATGCGGTCGCCCACGCCGATGCCCAGCGCACCACCCGAGGCCCCTTCGCCGATCACCACCACCACGATGGGCACAGGCAGGCGCGCCATTTCGAACAAGTTGCGGGCAATCGCTTCGGCCTGTCCGTGTTCTTCGGCTTCGATGCCCGGATAGGCGCCCGGCGTGTCGAGCATCGTCACGACGGGCTTGCCGAACTTGGCCGCCAGCTTCATCAGCCGGAGCGCCTTGCGATAGCCTTCGGGGTTGGGCATCCCGAAGCGGCGGTATTTCCGGCTTTTCGTGTCGCGCCCTTTCTGATGGCCCACGAACAGCACGGTGCGGTCGCGGTAGCCGAAGCGGCTGCCCTGAAATGTGGCAAAGCCGCCCACGATGGCCGGATCGTCCCCGGCACAGCGGTCGCCGTGCAGCTCGACGAAGCCCTCCGAGAGCGCCCCGATGTAATCGAGCGTGTAGGGGCGGTCGGGATGGCGGGCGATCTGCACCCGTTGCCAGCGCGTCAGGTTGCGGTAGACCGACTCCCGCAGGGCCGCCACCCGGGCTTCAAGGGCCGATATTTCGGCAGAAAGGTCCACCTCGGGATTTTCGGCCATCAGGGCGCGCATCTCGTCGAGCTTCTCCTCAAGCTCGGCGATAGGCTTTTCAAAATCAAGCAGGTATTGCGAGGATTTTCGAGCCATAAGTCTGGTCAGGTTGTCTGCAGCAGCCGACGGAGGGCCTGCAGGAGCAGGCGCAGCTCCAGCCAGGCGGTTCGCTGTTGTATATAATAAGCATAAAGCTGGCGAATATCTTCCGGCGTGCGTGGCGGGGTGGGGCGGGCTTCGCTGACGGCAAACAGGCCGGGCCGGATGCCCCAGCTTTCGGGCAGCAGCGCGCATTCGTCCGGGTGGCAGCCGACGAGCGCGCGGCGCCCACGCAGCACATCGGGCAGGCCGTCGAGGCGCCGGACCAGTTGCCGCAGGCCGGGTCGGGCGCTCAGGCGGGCCATTCCCTTCAGCAACGGCCGCAGAGCCAGCCCCACCAGTGCCAGCCCGCACTCCAACGCGCGGCCCAGGGGGAGGCTCCGCAGCGTGGGCAGGGCGGCCTCGGCGTCGACGAGCGAGGGCGGCTCAAGCGTTTCGATGTGCGCTTTGCCGATCACATGGGGGCGGCCTTCGGGCAGGATCTTGAATTGCACGGGCAGGTCGCGCAGTTGCTGGATGAACTGCAGCACGGTGGTGTGCGACAGGCCCGCCGTGGCGAAGATCACGGCATCCACCTGGCGCAGTCGCACCAGGTCGCGCAGGTGGTGCAGCGCGCCCAGTCGTGGAGGTGTGTCCCGATCCGTACCGTCCGGCTCCGGCGATACATATCCGATGAGCTGAAAAGAAGGCCAGGGAGCGGCCTCAAGTAGCCGGTGCAGGCGTCGGGCTTCGTCGGCGGGGCCCACCAGCAGCGCCCGCTGCAGCCGGGCGGCATGGCGGCGACGCCATGCCAGTCGCCAGCCCATTAGCGCGGCCAGCGCGAACGGTGCGCTCAGCAGCACTACCATCCGGGAGAATGCGATGTCGGGCACCAGAAACGACAGCGTACCCATGAAGAGCAGGGCGATCAGCGTGCCGTAGAAGACCGGACGCAATTGCCATATGCGGCCGCGCCGGTAGCCACCCATCAGTGCAATGCCGGCCACCGTGCTCAGCGCATAGGCCGGCACCACGCTGAGCAGAAAGAGCGCGGCCAGAGGGCGTCCGGCCGCCAGCGAGCGCAGCCATCCGCCCAGCGTGACGATCAGGGCGGTCAGCAGGCCGTCGATCACCGGCGGAGCCAGCCGGCGCGCGCCCCGGTGCAGTGCCGAAAGCCCGGCCCGCAGGGCAATGCCGAGCCGCAGCAGAGCCAGAAAGGTCGGCGAGTACCGATCGCGGAAATGCTTTTCGACGAACCGCAGCATCGCTCCGTAGAACAGGCGCACGTAGCGCAGTTCGCCTTTTTTGGTGCTTTCGCCCTTGTAGTGGATGATCTGCGTGCGGGGCGTATAGACGATCTTCCAGCCGGCCTGCTGAATGCGGTAGCACCAGTCCAGGTCTTCACCATACATGAAAAAGTCTTCGTCGAGCAGGCCCGCGCCGCCGTCCGGTTGCAGCCCGTCGGGCAGCAGGTGCGCGGTGGGGCCGAGGCCTTCCCGGCAGAGGCGCTCGTAGGCCGTGCGAGAAAAGTAGAGGGCGGCGTGCCGGACGAACATGCAGGAGCCGCTGAGCGCGTCGACTTCGGTTTCGACCTCGGGCGACAGGTAGGTCAGGTTGTAGCGGCCAAAGCGGCGGCTGTGTGGAAACAGGCGGCTGAGCCCCACCATGCGGTAGAAGGCGACGGCCGGTGTAGGGAAGGCCCGGCGGCTTTCCGGCGCGAACGAGCCGTCCGGGTTGAGAATCTTGCAGCCGGCCGCGCCTACCTCGGGATGCGCGTCCAGAAAGTCCACCATCACGCGCAGCGTGTCTTCCTGCACGATGGTGTCGGGATTGAGCAGCAGCAGGTAGCGGCCGCGAGCCCGGCGGATCGCCTGATTGTTGGCGCGGCTGAACCCGACGTTTTCGGTATTGGCGATGAGGTGTACCTCGGGGAAATGCGCACGCACCATCTCAACGGAGCCGTCCACCGAGTTGTTGTCCACCACGAAGACTTCCAGTTTCAGGTCGTCCGCGGCCCGGAAGACCGAGCGCAGCGCCTGTTCGAGCAGGTCGCGCACGTTGTAGTTGACGATGATGACCGACAGGTCGCAGGGCGCCGGTGTGGCCGGGTTGGCAGGAGCGGATATGGACGACGCGCACGACATCGATTCGGGGCGGCAGATCGCTACGGCACGGCCGGGTTCAAAGATAACACGAAAGCCTCAGGCCTTCGGCCCAAGGGTTTGCAAAAAAGAAAACGGCGGCATACTTTCTGTCCGGACCCGCCGATCGGCGAGATGTGGGCGGATTGCGGAAGCTCTGTCAACGATTCCCGAAAATCCTGCAAGGAATCTTCGGGGTGGTTGATTTTTTCGTGCTAAGTCCTGTAGTGTTAGGGCTGTTTTTGCAAAGAAATGCTTTTTATCCGAATTTCGCAGGAAAGGGCTCCCGCATTTTGCGGGAAACTGTAGATTCCTTCCTTATCCGAGAGTGTAGCCTGAGGCCTGGAACGTTATGCCGCAGATTTTTTCCAGAAAGACCAACCGGCTGCCGGCGCTTTCGCTGGCCGGTTCCGTCTTCGGGGGCGTGCTGGCCGTTTTTCTGGTCTGGTACTACTTTTCGCCCGAGTTTTACGAGGTAGGCTATGCGCCGGAGCAGCCGGTTCCCTACAGCCACCGCATTCACGTAGGCAAGCTGGGGCTGGACTGCCGCTACTGCCACAACTGGGTGGAGGTCTCCGACAAGGCGAACATTCCGCCCACGCAGACCTGCATCAACTGTCACAGCCAGATTCTGACCGACTCGCCCCGGCTGCAGGCCGTGCGCGATAGCTGGGCGACGGATCAGTCTATCGAGTGGGTGAAGGTGCATCACCTGCCCGACTACGCGCACTTCAGCCATGCCTCGCATGTGAACAACGGAGTGGGGTGTGAGACCTGCCACGGCCGGATTGATCAGATGGACGTGGTGCGCGTGGTCAAGCCGCTCTCGATGGGCTGGTGTCTGGAGTGTCATCGCCAGCCGGAGCTGTACCTGCGGCCGCAGAGCGAAATCACCACGATGGGTTATCAGCCGCCGGCCGATTACATCGAGCGCAACCTGGAGCGCATCCGGAAAGAAGGGATTCGTCCTCCCACGAACTGCTCGGCCTGCCACTATTGAGCCGGGCTTTCTTGTTTTCTGTGAAGGAATCTTGCGTTTGTCGGTGGAGAGCGTCCTATGATTGAACTGCCTGTGGTCAATCCTGACGGTGCCGAGACGCCCGGTTCGGGCAAGCGCCTCTGGCGCAGCACGGCCGACCTGCGCCGGGATCCGGAATGGGTGAAGCTGGCGCACGACGAGTTCATGCCGGGGGTGGCGGAGCCGCCGAGCGGCACCTCGCGGCGCCAGTTTTTGCAGATCATGGGGGCGTCGATGGCGCTGGCCGGACTGACGGCCTGTCGCCGTCCCGTCGAGAAGATCCTGCCCTACGTGCGCCAGCCCGAGGAGATCATTCCGGGCATTCCGCTCTACTACGCCACGGCCATGCCCTTCCGGGGCAGCGTGCGGCCGCTGCTGGTCGAAAGCCACGAGGGGCGCCCGACCAAGATCGAGGGCAACCCGGATCATCCGCTCAGCCGGGGCGCGACGGGCGTCTTCGAGCAGGCTTCGCTGCTGAATCTGTACGATCCGGACCGTTCGCAGCAGGTGCTCCGCAAGGGCGAGCCGGCTTCGTGGGGCGACTTCGTGCAGTTTGCCCGGTCGCTGGCCGCCGAGGCGGGGTCGAAGCGGCTGGCCGTGCTCTGCGAGCCGAGCAGTTCGCCCACGCTGGCCGCGCTGCGCCGAGAGCTGGAGCGGCGCTACGCACAGGTGCGCTGGGTCACCTACCGTCCGGAGGGCGACGACCACGAGGCGCTGGGATTGCAGCAGGCCTTCGGCCGTCCGGTGCGGGCCCGCTACCGCTTTTCGGAGGCCCGTGTGATCGTCAGCTTGGACGCCGACTTTCTGGGACCGACCGACCGCAACTTCGTCGAGAACACGCGTGAGTTTGCCGCCAGCCGGCGCATGGAGCGGCCCGAAGATGAGATCAGCCGCCTGTATGTGATCGAAAGCACCTACACGGTCACGGGCGGCATGGCCGACCACCGGCTGCGGCTGCGCGCCGGCGACATTCCGGCGTTCGCCGCGGCGCTGGCGGCCGAGCTGGGCGTCGGCGAACTCCGCGAAGCGGGCGCCCGTTTTGCCGGGCATCCGTACGTGGTGGAGATTGCCCGCGACCTGCGGGCGGCCGGTGCGCGCGGCGTGGTGCTGGCAGGCGAAACGCAGCCGCCGGCCGTGCACGCGCTCTGCGCCGTCATCAACGACCTGCTGGGAAGCCTGGGCCGCACGGTGATCCTGCATGCGCTGGAGGAGCCGGCCACCGCTCAGCATGCGGCACTGGCCGAGCTGGTGCAGGCCATGCAGGCCGGTGAGGTGGACGCGCTGCTGCTGCTGAACGTCAACCCGGTCTACGACGCTCCGGCGGCCCTGGGCTTTGCCGAGGCACTGGCGCAGGTGCCCGAGGTGATCCACCTGGGACTGCATGTGGACGAGACGGCCCGCCGGAGCACCTGGCACCTGCCCTCCACGCACTACCTGGAAGCCTGGGGCGACGGACGCGCCTACGACGGCACGCTCTCGGTCATCCAGCCGCTGATCGCTCCGCTCTACGAAGCTGCCCACTCGCCGCTGGAGGTGCTGGCCCTGCTGGCCACCGGCGAAGAGCAGAGCGCCTACGACCTGGTGCGTAACACCTGGCGGCGGCTGCTGGCAGGCCGGGGCGCCTTCGAGCAGGCCTGGCAGCGCGTGCTGCACGACGGCTTCCTGCCGGACTCGGGCTATCCGACCGTTTCGCTGCGCCCGAACCGTCAGGCACTGGCCGACTGGCCGCAGGCGACGGAAGGCGGTCTGGAGGTGGTCTTCCGGCTGGATCCGACCGTGCTGGACGGCAGCTTCGCCAACAACGCCTGGGCGCAGGAGCTTCCCGATCCGATCACGAAGATCGTATGGGATAACGTTGCGATCCTGAGCCCGAAGACGGCCGCGGCGCTGGGCGTCAAAGCCGAATACCACAAGGGCGTCTACATCGCGGACGTGATCGAGCTGTCGCTGGACGGCCGCGCGGTGGAGCTGCCCGTCTGGGTGCTGCCCGGCCATCCGGACGACTCGATCACCGTCTATCTGGGCTACGGTCGCGAGATCACCTCGACGCGGCCCGAGCGGAAGACTCCTTTCTTCGACCTGGACGACTACACGGACATTTACGGCCACGGCGCCATTGCCACCGGTGTGGGGGTGAACGTAGCCCCGCTACGGCGGCCCGAGAACCCCTGGGTGGCCTATGGCGCACAGGTGCGCAAGACGGGACGCACCTACAAGATCGTGACCACGCAGGACCACGGCTCCATGGTGGGGCGGCCGCTGGTGCGTATGGCCACGGTGGAGGAATTCCGGAAAAACCCGGACTTCGCAAAAGAGGCCGAGCCGCCACTCGAGGGCCTGGAACCGTGGGATCAGTATCCCACCCTCTGGGAGGAGGCCCATCCGAGCAAGCAGCCCGCCTTCCAGGACAGCGATTACTACCGCAACCAGTGGGCGATGGTCATCGACCTGAACGCCTGCACGGGCTGCAATGCGTGCATCGTGGCCTGCGATAGCGAGAATAACATTCCGATGGTGGGCAAAA from Rhodothermus marinus carries:
- the nadC gene encoding carboxylating nicotinate-nucleotide diphosphorylase, which codes for MAAEPTTSTTWPPYVDEATLDRLIRQWLAEDIGPGDVTTEATVPPERKARGLFLAKANGVVAGLQVATRVFQLVDPDVHVRWHQADGSRVTAGTIFGTVEGRAHSLLMAERLALNLLQRMSGIATATRRLVERVRPYGTKVLDTRKTAPGLRLLDKWAVRLGGGTNHRLGLYDMILIKDNHIVAAGGIREAIEAARRYREQHRLDIPIEIEAQSLEDVDAILATGGVDWILLDNFARRLPDGTLDVEPLREAVRRIGSRFHTEASGNITLETAEAIAATGVEAISCGALTHSVQALDLSLELSL
- a CDS encoding acyl-CoA thioesterase; protein product: MIRHVYQHRVRYRECDPMGMVYHAHYVDYLEAARTEALRDLGLPYRELEASGIIMPVVDLSLRFHRPAYYDELLDVITMIRELPRARLHLDYEVRRHETQELLATGHVTLCFVDRARNRPVRAPQALLDVLQKALEPSLSPDGQR
- a CDS encoding acetyl-CoA carboxylase carboxyltransferase subunit alpha — translated: MARKSSQYLLDFEKPIAELEEKLDEMRALMAENPEVDLSAEISALEARVAALRESVYRNLTRWQRVQIARHPDRPYTLDYIGALSEGFVELHGDRCAGDDPAIVGGFATFQGSRFGYRDRTVLFVGHQKGRDTKSRKYRRFGMPNPEGYRKALRLMKLAAKFGKPVVTMLDTPGAYPGIEAEEHGQAEAIARNLFEMARLPVPIVVVVIGEGASGGALGIGVGDRILMLENAWYSVIAPESCSQILWRSWDYKEEAARALKLTAADLLKLGVIDEIIPEPIGGAHRDPEATFQAVGAAIARALQELEGLEPRVLIDARIEKFARMGVYREEPEATPSTETGAS
- a CDS encoding glycosyltransferase, whose product is MSCASSISAPANPATPAPCDLSVIIVNYNVRDLLEQALRSVFRAADDLKLEVFVVDNNSVDGSVEMVRAHFPEVHLIANTENVGFSRANNQAIRRARGRYLLLLNPDTIVQEDTLRVMVDFLDAHPEVGAAGCKILNPDGSFAPESRRAFPTPAVAFYRMVGLSRLFPHSRRFGRYNLTYLSPEVETEVDALSGSCMFVRHAALYFSRTAYERLCREGLGPTAHLLPDGLQPDGGAGLLDEDFFMYGEDLDWCYRIQQAGWKIVYTPRTQIIHYKGESTKKGELRYVRLFYGAMLRFVEKHFRDRYSPTFLALLRLGIALRAGLSALHRGARRLAPPVIDGLLTALIVTLGGWLRSLAAGRPLAALFLLSVVPAYALSTVAGIALMGGYRRGRIWQLRPVFYGTLIALLFMGTLSFLVPDIAFSRMVVLLSAPFALAALMGWRLAWRRRHAARLQRALLVGPADEARRLHRLLEAAPWPSFQLIGYVSPEPDGTDRDTPPRLGALHHLRDLVRLRQVDAVIFATAGLSHTTVLQFIQQLRDLPVQFKILPEGRPHVIGKAHIETLEPPSLVDAEAALPTLRSLPLGRALECGLALVGLALRPLLKGMARLSARPGLRQLVRRLDGLPDVLRGRRALVGCHPDECALLPESWGIRPGLFAVSEARPTPPRTPEDIRQLYAYYIQQRTAWLELRLLLQALRRLLQTT
- a CDS encoding cytochrome c3 family protein, with the protein product MPQIFSRKTNRLPALSLAGSVFGGVLAVFLVWYYFSPEFYEVGYAPEQPVPYSHRIHVGKLGLDCRYCHNWVEVSDKANIPPTQTCINCHSQILTDSPRLQAVRDSWATDQSIEWVKVHHLPDYAHFSHASHVNNGVGCETCHGRIDQMDVVRVVKPLSMGWCLECHRQPELYLRPQSEITTMGYQPPADYIERNLERIRKEGIRPPTNCSACHY
- a CDS encoding TAT-variant-translocated molybdopterin oxidoreductase, which encodes MIELPVVNPDGAETPGSGKRLWRSTADLRRDPEWVKLAHDEFMPGVAEPPSGTSRRQFLQIMGASMALAGLTACRRPVEKILPYVRQPEEIIPGIPLYYATAMPFRGSVRPLLVESHEGRPTKIEGNPDHPLSRGATGVFEQASLLNLYDPDRSQQVLRKGEPASWGDFVQFARSLAAEAGSKRLAVLCEPSSSPTLAALRRELERRYAQVRWVTYRPEGDDHEALGLQQAFGRPVRARYRFSEARVIVSLDADFLGPTDRNFVENTREFAASRRMERPEDEISRLYVIESTYTVTGGMADHRLRLRAGDIPAFAAALAAELGVGELREAGARFAGHPYVVEIARDLRAAGARGVVLAGETQPPAVHALCAVINDLLGSLGRTVILHALEEPATAQHAALAELVQAMQAGEVDALLLLNVNPVYDAPAALGFAEALAQVPEVIHLGLHVDETARRSTWHLPSTHYLEAWGDGRAYDGTLSVIQPLIAPLYEAAHSPLEVLALLATGEEQSAYDLVRNTWRRLLAGRGAFEQAWQRVLHDGFLPDSGYPTVSLRPNRQALADWPQATEGGLEVVFRLDPTVLDGSFANNAWAQELPDPITKIVWDNVAILSPKTAAALGVKAEYHKGVYIADVIELSLDGRAVELPVWVLPGHPDDSITVYLGYGREITSTRPERKTPFFDLDDYTDIYGHGAIATGVGVNVAPLRRPENPWVAYGAQVRKTGRTYKIVTTQDHGSMVGRPLVRMATVEEFRKNPDFAKEAEPPLEGLEPWDQYPTLWEEAHPSKQPAFQDSDYYRNQWAMVIDLNACTGCNACIVACDSENNIPMVGKNEVGRGREMHWLRIDRYFVSDEAHADDPQIVVQPVPCMHCENAPCESVCPVAATVHSPDGLNEMVYNRCIGTRYCSNNCPYKVRRFNWFNWVKTLPIQVQMAQNPDVTMRFRGVMEKCTYCVQRIREAQRQANIEKRPLRDGEVKTACQQACPAEAITFGDLNDPNSAVVRQRKNVRRYEMLAALNVKPRTSYLARITNPNPRLLEQEPVA